From one Rhodovulum sp. ES.010 genomic stretch:
- the ugpA gene encoding sn-glycerol-3-phosphate ABC transporter permease UgpA yields MRTKKVTFRHRWLPYLLVAPQIAITLVFFIWPASQALYQSVLRQDAFGLRTEFVGLANFARLFGDPLYLESFVTTVVFSALVAGLSMGIALVLAVMADRVIRQATAYRTLLIWPYAVAPAVAGVLWWFLFNPTIGIAAYALGVLGYDWNHYQSGTDAMTLIVIAAAWRQVSYNFLFFLAGLQAIPRSLTEAAAIDGAGPVKRFWTIQLPLLSPTVFFLIVVNVVYAFFETFGIVHATTSGGPGNDTVILVYKVWRDAFEGLNLGSSAAQSVVLMAIVIALTAIQFRYLERRVEY; encoded by the coding sequence TTGCGCACCAAGAAGGTCACGTTCCGCCACCGATGGCTTCCCTATCTCCTGGTGGCGCCGCAGATCGCGATCACCCTTGTCTTCTTCATCTGGCCGGCCAGCCAGGCCCTTTACCAGTCGGTGCTGCGCCAGGACGCGTTCGGCCTGCGGACCGAGTTCGTGGGGCTGGCGAATTTCGCCCGGCTCTTCGGCGATCCGCTCTATCTTGAGAGCTTCGTCACCACGGTCGTCTTCAGCGCGCTCGTCGCGGGGCTGTCGATGGGGATCGCGCTGGTCCTGGCGGTGATGGCCGACCGGGTGATCCGCCAGGCCACGGCCTATCGCACGCTGCTGATCTGGCCCTATGCCGTCGCCCCGGCCGTCGCCGGCGTGCTGTGGTGGTTCCTGTTCAACCCCACCATCGGCATCGCGGCCTACGCGCTGGGCGTGCTGGGCTACGACTGGAACCATTACCAGAGCGGTACCGACGCCATGACGCTTATCGTGATCGCGGCCGCCTGGCGGCAGGTGAGCTACAATTTCCTGTTCTTCCTGGCCGGACTGCAGGCGATCCCGCGGTCGCTGACCGAGGCGGCGGCCATCGACGGGGCCGGCCCGGTCAAGCGGTTCTGGACGATCCAGTTGCCGCTGCTATCGCCGACGGTGTTCTTCCTGATCGTGGTCAACGTCGTCTACGCGTTCTTCGAGACGTTCGGCATCGTCCACGCAACGACCAGCGGCGGGCCGGGCAACGACACGGTGATCCTCGTCTACAAGGTGTGGCGCGACGCCTTCGAGGGGCTGAACCTCGGCTCGTCCGCCGCGCAATCCGTGGTGCTGATGGCCATCGTGATCGCGCTGACCGCGATCCAGTTCCGTTATCTCGAACGGCGGGTGGAATACTGA
- the ugpE gene encoding sn-glycerol-3-phosphate ABC transporter permease UgpE — translation MVERRPLLSFIQHATLILGAAIFVFPIYLAFVASTHTRTEVNSGLPLLPGDRFLENYGAVLGEGLSTAGAPPIGLMLMNSTIMALAITLGKLAISLLSSFAIVYFRFPFRVLAFWTIFITLMLPVEVRILPTYEVVAKLGMLNSYAGLSIPLIASATATFLFRQFFMTVPDELTEAARIDGAGPMKFFRDILVPLSRTNIAALFVILFIYGWNQYLWPLLVTTDESYYTVVMGIQRLANAAEEVPQWNLIMTTAILALLPPVIVILAMQRLFVRGLVEVEK, via the coding sequence ATGGTCGAACGCCGCCCCCTACTGAGCTTCATCCAGCATGCCACGCTGATCCTCGGCGCGGCGATCTTCGTGTTCCCGATCTACCTCGCCTTCGTCGCCTCGACCCATACGAGGACCGAGGTGAACAGCGGCCTGCCGCTGCTGCCGGGGGACCGGTTCCTCGAAAACTACGGCGCCGTCTTGGGCGAGGGCCTGTCGACCGCCGGGGCACCGCCGATCGGGCTGATGCTGATGAACTCCACGATCATGGCGTTGGCGATCACGCTGGGCAAGCTGGCGATCTCGCTGTTGTCGTCCTTCGCCATCGTCTATTTCCGGTTCCCGTTCCGGGTGCTCGCGTTCTGGACGATCTTCATCACGCTGATGCTGCCGGTCGAGGTGCGCATCCTGCCGACCTACGAGGTCGTGGCGAAACTGGGGATGCTGAACTCCTATGCGGGCCTCTCGATCCCGCTGATCGCGTCGGCCACCGCGACCTTCCTGTTCCGCCAGTTCTTCATGACCGTGCCCGACGAGCTGACCGAGGCCGCGCGGATCGACGGGGCCGGGCCGATGAAGTTCTTCCGCGACATCCTCGTGCCGCTGTCGCGCACCAACATCGCGGCGCTCTTCGTGATCCTGTTCATCTACGGCTGGAACCAGTATCTCTGGCCGCTGCTCGTCACCACCGACGAGAGCTATTACACCGTGGTCATGGGCATCCAGCGGCTCGCCAACGCGGCCGAGGAGGTGCCTCAATGGAACCTCATCATGACGACCGCGATCCTGGCGCTGCTGCCGCCCGTCATTGTGATCCTCGCGATGCAGCGCCTGTTCGTCCGCGGCCTTGTCGAAGTGGAGAAGTGA
- the ugpC gene encoding sn-glycerol-3-phosphate ABC transporter ATP-binding protein UgpC has product MSEIRLNELRKVYPGGVEAIPGLSLDITSGELCVLVGPSGCGKSTLLRMVAGLEEATGGEIFIDGQRVNDLEPAARDISMVFQNYALYPHMSVFDNMAYGLKNRGMPKDRIAEKVGTAAEMLGLSGFLKRRPRELSGGQRQRVAMGRAIVREPAAFLFDEPLSNLDAKLRVKTRVEIRDLQQRLGTTSIYVTHDQQEAMTLADKLVVMNAGRIEQIGAPMEVYERPASLFVGGFIGSPPMNVLPADAGAALAEAAGVALPPAREVVIGVRPEALQRAPSGPLAPTVRVVERLGATANVHGVLEDGRTEIIASLSGDDLPGPGERLHLGVAPGSVQVFAKEDGRRLS; this is encoded by the coding sequence ATGTCCGAGATCCGTCTGAACGAGCTGCGCAAGGTCTATCCCGGCGGGGTCGAGGCGATTCCGGGGCTGTCGCTCGACATCACCTCGGGCGAGCTTTGCGTCCTGGTCGGGCCGTCCGGCTGCGGCAAGTCCACCCTTCTGCGCATGGTGGCTGGTCTGGAGGAGGCGACCGGCGGCGAGATCTTCATCGACGGCCAGCGCGTGAACGACCTGGAGCCCGCGGCCCGCGACATCTCGATGGTCTTCCAGAACTACGCGCTCTACCCGCATATGAGCGTGTTCGACAACATGGCCTACGGGCTGAAGAACCGCGGCATGCCGAAGGACCGGATCGCCGAGAAGGTCGGCACCGCCGCCGAGATGCTGGGGCTGTCCGGGTTCCTCAAGCGCCGGCCTCGCGAATTGTCGGGCGGCCAGCGCCAGCGCGTAGCCATGGGCCGGGCGATCGTGCGCGAACCCGCGGCGTTCCTGTTCGACGAGCCGCTGTCCAACCTCGACGCCAAGCTGCGGGTCAAGACGCGGGTCGAGATCCGCGACCTGCAGCAGCGGCTGGGCACGACCTCGATCTACGTCACCCACGACCAGCAGGAGGCGATGACGCTCGCGGATAAGCTGGTGGTTATGAATGCCGGCCGGATCGAGCAGATCGGCGCGCCGATGGAGGTCTACGAACGGCCCGCCTCGCTATTCGTCGGCGGCTTCATCGGCTCGCCGCCGATGAACGTGCTGCCGGCGGATGCCGGGGCCGCCCTGGCCGAAGCGGCGGGCGTCGCGCTGCCGCCAGCCCGCGAGGTCGTGATCGGCGTCCGGCCCGAGGCGCTGCAGCGCGCACCGTCGGGTCCGCTGGCGCCGACCGTGCGGGTCGTGGAACGCCTTGGCGCAACCGCCAACGTGCACGGGGTCCTGGAGGATGGCCGGACCGAGATCATTGCCAGCCTCTCGGGCGACGACCTGCCCGGCCCCGGCGAGCGGCTGCACCTCGGCGTGGCGCCGGGCAGCGTTCAGGTCTTCGCCAAGGAGGACGGGCGCCGGTTGTCCTGA
- a CDS encoding methyl-accepting chemotaxis protein translates to MKRVLELPIGSRLTVMIVAIMFVSMAGLGALLYNRAYQISYEGAVNDLAAMANDQTDRVADWFADRETAIAAQAASPSLARALAAFRESLDAEGASLAAVRAAYTSASPQPAGAPGAYGRVHDRQHADFARMLEGFGYYDVFLFDPDGWLVYSVTKEAEFGTNLVSGTYADSGLGRVVREAAAAPAGSVAVSDIGEYAPSGDAPAAFMAAPVFDERGERLGLLAVQIPIGDLSALVSQASLLGAHGDMYIAGADGRARTYSRLGDRFEVLTPLPERAFVTALRAGETGLHHGVEGITGLDSIVYTLPVDVDFADWTLVAELDRQEYLAGLISLRNGVVLFVVVGLAVGVGLSVLVARTITRPLRDFLASMNAVSGGDHTASVATADRLDEIGTMGRDLVAFRDRLAEAEHLSAQQEEDRQDQQRVVDRLGAAMRGLADGDLTQRLEERFPDSYEQIRADFNGTVDAMRDIIGAVMENAQEVQARAEEISGASDHLSQRTESQAATLEETAAAMDELTTSVRSTAEGAAEVADAASKARRGAEESGAVVKEAVGAMSEIEHSSTGITQIIGVIDDIAFQTNLLALNAGVEAARAGEAGRGFAVVASEVRALAQRSAEAAKEITGLIETSSRQVESGVSRVNRAGDALSVIVGQVAEISDLIDGIATGAQEQSVGLSEINGGVSQLDQMTQQNAAMVEENTAAGATLKQEADRLMQIVSKFRLGGPAQAPGAPRRAPAAPSDARPRQVSGDTVWTEF, encoded by the coding sequence ATGAAGAGAGTCCTGGAACTGCCGATCGGTTCACGGCTGACCGTGATGATTGTCGCCATCATGTTCGTCTCGATGGCCGGTCTGGGGGCCCTCCTGTACAACCGGGCCTACCAGATCAGCTACGAAGGCGCCGTCAACGACCTGGCGGCGATGGCGAACGACCAGACCGATCGCGTGGCGGACTGGTTTGCCGATCGCGAAACGGCCATCGCTGCGCAGGCGGCCAGCCCCTCGTTGGCACGTGCGCTCGCTGCATTCCGCGAGTCGCTGGATGCGGAGGGGGCCAGCCTGGCCGCCGTCCGCGCGGCGTATACCTCGGCCAGTCCGCAGCCGGCGGGCGCCCCCGGGGCCTACGGTCGGGTGCATGACCGCCAGCATGCCGATTTCGCGAGGATGCTGGAGGGGTTCGGCTACTACGACGTCTTCCTTTTCGACCCGGATGGATGGTTGGTCTACTCGGTTACCAAGGAGGCCGAGTTCGGGACGAATCTGGTTTCCGGCACCTACGCCGATTCGGGCCTGGGCCGCGTGGTGCGCGAAGCCGCGGCGGCGCCGGCCGGCAGCGTGGCCGTGTCCGATATCGGCGAGTATGCGCCGAGCGGGGACGCCCCGGCCGCCTTCATGGCCGCGCCTGTTTTCGACGAGCGGGGCGAAAGGCTCGGCCTGCTCGCGGTCCAGATTCCGATCGGGGATCTGTCGGCGCTGGTCAGCCAGGCCTCCCTCCTGGGCGCCCACGGGGACATGTATATCGCGGGGGCCGACGGTCGCGCACGGACCTACTCGCGCCTTGGGGACCGGTTCGAAGTGCTCACGCCGCTGCCCGAGCGCGCCTTCGTCACCGCCTTGCGCGCCGGCGAGACGGGCCTTCACCACGGGGTGGAGGGTATCACCGGGCTCGACAGCATCGTCTACACGCTGCCCGTGGATGTCGATTTTGCCGATTGGACCCTGGTCGCGGAACTGGACCGCCAGGAGTATCTCGCGGGGCTCATTTCCCTGCGCAACGGCGTCGTGCTGTTCGTGGTCGTCGGCCTCGCCGTCGGTGTTGGCCTCAGCGTTCTCGTCGCCCGCACGATCACCCGGCCGCTGAGGGACTTCCTGGCCTCGATGAACGCGGTTTCGGGCGGCGACCATACCGCTTCGGTCGCCACCGCCGACCGGCTCGACGAGATCGGGACGATGGGGCGCGATCTGGTCGCGTTCCGCGACAGACTGGCGGAGGCGGAGCATCTTTCCGCCCAGCAGGAAGAGGACCGCCAAGACCAGCAGCGCGTCGTCGACCGGTTGGGCGCCGCGATGCGCGGGCTGGCCGATGGCGATCTCACCCAGCGGCTGGAGGAGCGTTTCCCCGACAGCTACGAGCAGATCCGGGCTGATTTCAACGGCACCGTCGACGCGATGCGCGACATCATCGGCGCCGTTATGGAGAATGCGCAAGAAGTGCAGGCGCGGGCCGAGGAGATCAGCGGCGCCTCGGACCACCTGTCGCAGCGTACCGAAAGCCAGGCCGCGACTCTGGAAGAGACCGCGGCGGCGATGGACGAGTTGACGACCAGCGTGCGGTCGACGGCGGAGGGAGCAGCCGAGGTGGCGGATGCCGCTTCAAAGGCGCGGCGCGGCGCCGAAGAGAGTGGCGCCGTGGTCAAGGAGGCGGTCGGCGCGATGTCCGAGATCGAGCACTCCTCGACCGGCATCACGCAGATCATCGGCGTAATCGACGACATCGCGTTCCAGACCAACCTGCTTGCGCTGAACGCGGGCGTCGAGGCGGCGCGCGCGGGCGAGGCGGGCCGTGGCTTCGCCGTGGTCGCCTCCGAGGTGCGCGCGCTGGCCCAGCGCTCCGCCGAGGCGGCCAAGGAGATCACAGGGCTGATCGAGACCAGTTCCCGGCAGGTGGAATCCGGCGTGTCGCGGGTCAACCGGGCCGGCGATGCCTTGTCCGTCATCGTCGGGCAGGTGGCCGAGATATCCGATTTGATCGATGGCATCGCCACCGGCGCGCAGGAACAGTCGGTCGGCCTGAGCGAGATCAACGGCGGCGTGTCGCAGCTTGACCAGATGACCCAGCAGAACGCCGCGATGGTCGAGGAGAACACGGCCGCCGGCGCCACGCTCAAGCAGGAGGCGGACCGCCTGATGCAAATCGTGTCCAAGTTCCGGTTGGGCGGTCCGGCCCAGGCGCCGGGGGCGCCTCGGCGGGCGCCGGCCGCCCCGTCGGACGCGCGCCCCAGACAGGTGTCGGGCGACACCGTCTGGACGGAGTTCTGA